One Bdellovibrionales bacterium genomic window, ACCCAGATCTTGGTGTTCGGTATTCTGGTTGCGGTTTTTGGCATCATTTTTGGTCTTAAGGAGTTCCTCTGCATAAGAAGCTTGCCTGTTCACAAATCAATGCTTGAGGTCTCCAATCTAATTTATGAGACCTGCAAAACCTATCTGTTTGAACAGGGAAAGTTACTTGTAGTTCTTGAAGCTTGCATTGGCGTATGCATTATCGGTTATTTCGGTTTTTTGATGGAAGTTGGCTTTGAACGGGTGGCTCTCATTCTTCTTTGGTCGGTTTTGGGGATTCTCGGTTCTCTTTTTGTAGCTTGGTTTGGAATTCGACTTAACACCTACGCAAACAGTCGCACCAGTTTCTCTTCTCTGGCAGGCAAACCCTATCCCGTAATGGATATTCCCCTTCGTGCGGGTATGTCGATCGGGGTCGTATTGATTTGTGTTGAGCTGGTTCTCATGATCCTGATTTTGCTTTTGGTTTCGCCGGAGGCGGCGGGTTCCTGCTTCATTGGATTCGCCATTGGGGAATCTCTTGGTGCCTCAGCTTTGCGTGTTTGCGGAGGGATTTTCACAAAAATCGCAGATATCGGCTCGGATCTGATGAAGATCGTATTCAAGATCAAGGAGGATGACGCAAGAAATCCTGGTGTCATAGCTGATTGTGTGGGCGACAACGCGGGGGACTCAGTAGGCCCAACAGCGGACGGTTTTGAGACTTATGGTGTTACCGGCGTAGCCCTTATTTCCTTTATTATTCTCGCCGTCGGAATGCAAATGAGTCCTGAAGGCGCGCGTGTTCTGATGGGAGAAGGACAGACATTGCAAGCCAAATTTATTGTTTGGATTTTTGCAATGCGGGTTCTCATGATTCTCACATCTATTGGATCATATTGGGTCACTATGGCCATTTCTAAAGCCAAATATTCCCAAGCTAAGCATTTTGATTTTGAAGCCCCCCTAACTGCGCTTGTATGGGTGACTTCGCTCCTTTCAATTGGAGTTACGTATGGGGTGAGCTACTTAATGTTGGGCCAGCTTGCCGACGAACTCTGGTGGAAGCTTTCGACGATCATAAGCTGCGGAACTCTTGCTGCTGCGGTAATACCCGAGGTGACGAAGGTATTTACTTCGTCTAAGTCTAAGCATGTTGCGGAAGTCGTTGAGGCCTCAAAGGAGGGCGGGGCGAGTCTTAACGTACTGAGCGGTATTGTGGCGGGTAATTTTTCAGCTTTTTGGAAAGGTCTTGTGATTGTTGCTTTAATGTTTGTGGCTTATCTGACAAGCACAATGGGACTTTCTCAGTTCATGATCCATCCGGCAGTATTTGCCTTTGGTTTGGTCGCCTTTGGGATGTTGGGAATGGGTCCCGTGACAATTGCGGTGGACTCCTACGGTCCCGTGACTGACAATGCTCAATCTGTATTTGAACTCTCCCAAATTGAACAGATTTCTGGAATTTCCAAAGAGATCGAGAAGGATTTTGGATTCGTACCAAACTTTGAACAGGGCAAGTTGTACCTTGAAGAAAATGATTCAGCAGGAAACACCTTCAAGGCCACTGCCAAGCCTGTATTGATTGGAACTGCCGTCATCGGTGCCACAACCATGATCTTTTCCATTATCCTGATGTTGAATCTCAAACTGGATCTTCTTGATCCTTTGGTTCTCCTTGGTCTGATCAGCGGTGGGTCTGTTGTGTATTGGTTTTGTGGAGCTTCGACCCAGGCGGTTGTTACGGGTGCCTATCGAGCTGTGGAATTTATCAAAAAGAATATTAAGCTTGATAGCAGTGTAAAAAAGGCTTCTGTTGGAGATTCAAAGCACGTCGTCAGGATTTGCACGCAATATGCCCAGAAGGGAATGGTTAATATTTTTGGAGTCATATTTTTTCTCACTCTTAGTTTTGCGTTTTTTGACCCAACCTTCTTTGCAAGTTACTTGATTTCAATTGCCGTATTCGGTCTATTCCAGGCGATGTTCATGGCTAATGCCGGTGGCGCATGGGACAACGCTAAGAAAATGGTTGAGGTCGACTTGAAACAAAAGGGCACAGAGCTGCATGCAGCGGCTGTCGTTGGGGACACTGTGGGCGATCCGTTTAAAGACACGGCAAGTGTGGCCTTGAATCCTATTATTAAGTTTACAACTCTCTTTGGACTTCTTGCTGTTGAAATCGCTGTCAAGATGAAGGGTGGCCATGGAAATGGATCTGAAGGAGTAGTCGGAGCTACTGAGGTTTCTATGAGTTCGTTGACCACGATGCCAACAATGATAGCCTTGACTTTTCTCGTCTGTGGGCTGTTTTTTGTTTGGCGTTCATTTTACGGTATGAGGATCAAAGGAAACTAGGTATGCCTTACAACACCCTACCTTGTATTGTACTAACAACACTGATACTGACGGGGCCTCGTGAGCAAAACAGTTTTTGTGGGTAAACGGGGACCCTGAGTATGCTTGTTTGTCCAGCTAGACAATTGCGTTAATTGTGTTGCATCTGGCCTTTCGTAAAGCAAAAAGCGAGTTACCAGGGAATCACCTGCCCATCTCTAAACGATTTTCCGCTCGGTCCATCTTTTGGCAATTGGACGAGAAAGACAATCCCTTTGATTCCTTCATCAAGAGATCTAGTCGCGGAGGGACCGCCCATATCAGTCCTTACCCATCCCGGACAAACAGCATTTACTCTAATGCCAAACGGGATTGCTTCGTGATGAAAAAGAATTGTCATTACGTTCAAGACAGCTTTTGATATTCGATAGGCCGGATATTCAGAGCCCATCTCGCTTATAGCTCCCATTCCTGAACTAATGTTGATGATTCGGGGGTTTTTACTCATTTTTAATAGGTCCAAAAATTCTTGCATGAGAATCAGTGGTCCCACGGAATTCGTTTGTAAACTCTTGTAGAGGCTCTCTTCAGTGAGGTCGACAATGTTCATTTGGGATTCGTTCAGTATTCCGGCATTGTTAATAAGGCAATCAAGCCTTTTGAACTTTTGCGAGATGAAATCACGAGCTCTTTGAATCTCTTGCCTGTTGGTAACATCCAAAGGGAGAATGTCGGCTGATCCAGACTGAGCTTCAATGGTTTTCTTAATTTTTTCCAGAACATCGAGTTTCCTGCCTGTCAGTATGACGTGATAGCCAATGATGGCTAACTTTTCAGCAAGTGCTTTGCCGATTCCTCGGTTTGCCCCTGTTATCAATACGATTTCTTTGGCCATTTTAATACCTCGCTAGAATTTGGCGATTTGCTATCAGTTTATTGAGCCATATCGCGCAACGTCGACTATATTCGATCTTGTCACTAAATTGCACTCATGCTCAGATATTATTAATGAGTATCCCACCGGTGAAGAGCTTGCCCTATTCTCGTTCTTGGCTCCTGGCTCTTGGCTCCTGGCTCCTGGCTCTGGCTCCTGGCTCCTGGCTCTTGGCTCTTGGCTCCTGGCTCTTGGCTCTTGGCTCCTGGCTCCTGGCTCCTGGCTCCTGGCTCCTGGCTCCTGGCTCCTGGCTCCTGGCTTCGGCTTTTTCTTTCACCATTCTCGTTGCTCTCGTCTATGCGCTTCTGAATTCATCAGATCTTGGATTGGATTTATTATGGAATTTAATTATTCCTCTTGCTCCAATTATTTTCTTTCTTGCGCCCAGTTGGTGGGTTAATGTTTGTCCGTTGGCTATCGTGCAGTCAATTCCACGTCGGTTAAAGATTTCAAAAAATATTGATTTGTCTTACAGTCAAGTTGGCGTACTTCAATTTTGTTCCTGGGTTCTTCTCTACCTTCTCGTTCCTGCGCGTATTTTTATGTTTAATCACAATGCAGAAGTTGTTCTTTGGATTATTCCGGCATTGGCTATTGTGGCCTTTAGCAGCGGAGTTTTATTTTCTGGATTTGGAGGGTGGTGCTCCGGCTTGTGTCCGATCAGACCTGTAGAGATGCTCTATGGGCAATTCTCGATAGAGTCATCCCGCCCGGAGGCCTGTCGACCGTGCAATTTGTGCCAGAAATCCTGTTCCCGACTTTATGGTATTGACCACCATAACAAAGTAAAGAATCAAGTGCCCTTTGAGAACCAGATCTATTCCTTTCCAGGTTTTGTTTTGGGCTACTTTTTCAGTGAACGGACCGATGAGATTAGTTTAATTTACATGAAGTGCCTTGGCTTGGCTTTATTGAGTTGGATTTTCATTTATTTTGTCTTCAGAAGGAAAAGGAGCATTGAAATCTCTGCTGTGCTAGCTCTTCTGATTTACTACGGTTTTACAATTAAAAATGTAGCAAAAGTCTGGGAGCTTTCATCAACGGCCTCAAGCTTCATTTACGCGTCAATCCTAGTACTACTAACAATTGGGATATGGCGGGCACTCCGAGTAGAATGGCCTCAAGGGAAGCTCTCTTCCTAGGAATTGGTCGAAGTTGAGAACCGCCTGTGACACCAATAATCAAATAGATATGAAAGAAGTTCCGCCGCTGTCAATATTTGAGACAGGCGTGTGGCAAAAGTTGTCGATTTAAATGGGATGCTTAAGGGGCAGCCCATATCCCGTCAATGCATTTGAATAACGACCA contains:
- a CDS encoding SDR family NAD(P)-dependent oxidoreductase: MAKEIVLITGANRGIGKALAEKLAIIGYHVILTGRKLDVLEKIKKTIEAQSGSADILPLDVTNRQEIQRARDFISQKFKRLDCLINNAGILNESQMNIVDLTEESLYKSLQTNSVGPLILMQEFLDLLKMSKNPRIINISSGMGAISEMGSEYPAYRISKAVLNVMTILFHHEAIPFGIRVNAVCPGWVRTDMGGPSATRSLDEGIKGIVFLVQLPKDGPSGKSFRDGQVIPW
- a CDS encoding sodium-translocating pyrophosphatase; its protein translation is MKLTWKPLFLFAVAVFALGSAGLAFGSEADLILPNLDVHFPLMGDLGGTQILVFGILVAVFGIIFGLKEFLCIRSLPVHKSMLEVSNLIYETCKTYLFEQGKLLVVLEACIGVCIIGYFGFLMEVGFERVALILLWSVLGILGSLFVAWFGIRLNTYANSRTSFSSLAGKPYPVMDIPLRAGMSIGVVLICVELVLMILILLLVSPEAAGSCFIGFAIGESLGASALRVCGGIFTKIADIGSDLMKIVFKIKEDDARNPGVIADCVGDNAGDSVGPTADGFETYGVTGVALISFIILAVGMQMSPEGARVLMGEGQTLQAKFIVWIFAMRVLMILTSIGSYWVTMAISKAKYSQAKHFDFEAPLTALVWVTSLLSIGVTYGVSYLMLGQLADELWWKLSTIISCGTLAAAVIPEVTKVFTSSKSKHVAEVVEASKEGGASLNVLSGIVAGNFSAFWKGLVIVALMFVAYLTSTMGLSQFMIHPAVFAFGLVAFGMLGMGPVTIAVDSYGPVTDNAQSVFELSQIEQISGISKEIEKDFGFVPNFEQGKLYLEENDSAGNTFKATAKPVLIGTAVIGATTMIFSIILMLNLKLDLLDPLVLLGLISGGSVVYWFCGASTQAVVTGAYRAVEFIKKNIKLDSSVKKASVGDSKHVVRICTQYAQKGMVNIFGVIFFLTLSFAFFDPTFFASYLISIAVFGLFQAMFMANAGGAWDNAKKMVEVDLKQKGTELHAAAVVGDTVGDPFKDTASVALNPIIKFTTLFGLLAVEIAVKMKGGHGNGSEGVVGATEVSMSSLTTMPTMIALTFLVCGLFFVWRSFYGMRIKGN